In Scophthalmus maximus strain ysfricsl-2021 chromosome 5, ASM2237912v1, whole genome shotgun sequence, a single window of DNA contains:
- the ccr12a gene encoding chemokine (C-C motif) receptor 12a → MNDDEDQYQNFLDLFNDTNTTDPSYVVSKTVTICTKQAINNFGARFIPVFYYVNFLLSYLGNGLVLFIIYKYEKLNTVTNIFLLNLVLSNILFATSLPFWAAYHQSEWIFGQALCKMVSSAYFIGFYSSILFLTLMTIDRYLAVVHAVAVTKSRRKANAIIASVVVWCISVVASLKELVLQNVWESPYNGLMCEESGYQEITMKYWRLVSYYQQFLLFFLLPLFLVMYCYIRITVRILSTRMKEKCRAVKLIFVIIFTFFICWTPYNILILIQAIQISNENEDGDSCSESLDYALYVTRNVAYLYCCISSVFYTFVGKKFQSHFRRLMAKKIPCLKRHISLSSQSTRSTSQKTPHSAYDY, encoded by the coding sequence ATGAACGACGACGAGGACCAGTATCAGAACTTCCTGGACCTGTTCAATGACACTAACACGACTGACCCGAGCTACGTGGTCAGTAAAACTGTCACCATCTGCACGAAGCAGGCCATCAACAACTTTGGTGCGAGATTCATCCCGGTTTTCTACTATGTCAACTTTCTCCTGAGTTACCTTGGCAACGGCCTTGTCCTTTTCATCATCTACAAGTATGAGAAGCTCAACACAGTGACAAACATATTCCTCCTGAATTTGGTCCTATCCAACATCCTCTTTGCCACCAGCCTGCCCTTCTGGGCGGCATACCATCAGTCGGAGTGGATTTTTGGCCAGGCTCTGTGTAAGATGGTCAGCAGCGCCTACTTCATCGGCTTCTACagctccatcctcttcctcacgcTCATGACCATTGACCGATACCTCGCAGTGGTGCACGCGGTGGCAGTTACCAAGAGCCGGAGAAAGGCAAATGCCATCATTGCCTCAGTTGTGGTTTGGTGTATCAGTGTTGTTGCAAGTCTGAAAGAGCTGGTTTTACAGAATGTGTGGGAGAGTCCGTACAATGGACTGATGTGTGAGGAGTCAGGATACCAAGAGATCACCATGAAGTACTGGCGTCTCGTCAGTTATTACCAACAGTTCCTGCTCTTCTTTCTCCTGCCTCTGTTCTTGGTGATGTACTGCTACATCAGAATCACTGTCCGAATCCTGTCCACCCGCATGAAGGAGAAGTGCCGTGCCGTCAAGCTCATATTTGTTATCATCTTCACGTTCTTCATCTGCTGGACACCCTacaacatcctcatcctcatccaagCTATACAGATCTCCAACGAGAACGAAGATGGCGACTCATGCTCTGAGAGCTTAGACTATGCCCTGTACGTGACCCGCAACGTAGCCTACCTGTACTGTTGTATCAGTTCTGTGTTTTATACATTCGTGGGAAAGAAGTTCCAGAGCCACTTCAGGAGGCTGATGGCAAAGAAGATCCCATGTCTGAAGAGACACATCAGCCTCAGCAGCCAGAGCACCAGATCCACATCACAGAAGACACCACACTCTGCTTATGACTactag